One Pleurocapsa sp. PCC 7327 DNA segment encodes these proteins:
- a CDS encoding transglycosylase SLT domain-containing protein, translating to MPKQRINPTYLLSGSGALLLALLGSVWLNPQAVDWIEQRTSIDLGSERTSHSEELNRPSAVLNLTTLPAQERESQLKEIASSGKSLLDRSRARYLLASDLIKKYEGGLALQQLEGLEDKYPVLAPYIFLKRGRAYELTNETQQATETWQKLLETYPQSPIAAEALYKLGQSNPEYWDRAIAQFPQHPRTHDIIRERLKKNPKQPQLMLLLVKYDPDGEGSNAIRDRLVKEFGKQLKPENWSMIAAGYWETAEYKKAAQAYTKATPTPESAYRLARSLQLSDKIEEAKKAYQQLIQRFPNAEETGLGLRRLASLSKPQEAVKYLDRVTNKFPKETPEALLEKAKLFDTLNNQKAASQARQKLLSQYAKSNAAAEYRWQIAQQYADARELVKAWQWAQPIATNNAESPLAPKATFWIGKWAQQLGRQQDAKAAFEHVLARHPQSYYAWRAAVLLGWNVGNFNNVRQMQPTLVKPTLRPMPTAGSETFRELYRLGLNDEAWTLFRAEVRDPWKLTVDEQFTKGLLKLAQGKHLQGINNVGTLRDRKDPQDRSQWQALRQKPEYWYALFPFPFYQSILSWSQQRQLNPVLVTSLIRQESRFETDIRSPVGAVGLMQVMPETGEWIAKQLQLKEYSLTDPQDNIKLGTWYLDHTHQEYDNNSLLAIASYNAGPGNVAQWLERYRASDPDVFVEKIPFRETKGYVESVFGNYWNYLRIYDPEIANLLAQYTDQPFNPRSN from the coding sequence ATGCCAAAACAACGGATCAACCCAACCTACCTCCTAAGTGGCTCAGGAGCGCTCTTGCTAGCATTGCTAGGCTCGGTCTGGCTCAATCCTCAAGCCGTAGACTGGATAGAACAACGAACCTCCATCGATCTCGGCTCGGAGCGAACGTCGCACTCAGAAGAACTCAATCGACCGTCGGCTGTTTTAAATTTAACTACTTTACCAGCACAGGAAAGAGAGTCGCAACTCAAAGAAATTGCCTCATCGGGAAAATCCCTGCTAGACAGAAGTCGCGCTCGCTATCTCTTGGCATCGGACCTGATTAAAAAATACGAGGGAGGCCTAGCGCTGCAACAGTTAGAAGGATTGGAAGACAAATATCCGGTGCTGGCTCCCTACATTTTCCTCAAACGAGGTCGAGCCTACGAACTGACCAACGAAACGCAGCAAGCCACTGAAACCTGGCAGAAGCTGCTCGAAACCTATCCCCAGTCTCCCATCGCTGCCGAAGCGCTTTATAAATTAGGGCAATCGAATCCCGAATACTGGGATCGGGCGATCGCCCAATTTCCCCAACATCCGCGCACCCACGATATCATTCGCGAGCGTCTCAAAAAAAATCCCAAACAGCCCCAATTGATGCTGCTCCTGGTCAAATACGACCCCGACGGCGAAGGAAGCAATGCTATTCGCGATCGCCTCGTCAAAGAGTTTGGCAAGCAGTTAAAACCAGAAAATTGGAGCATGATTGCCGCGGGTTACTGGGAGACAGCCGAATATAAAAAAGCCGCCCAAGCTTATACGAAAGCCACTCCTACCCCCGAAAGCGCCTATCGCCTTGCCAGAAGTCTACAACTGTCTGACAAAATAGAAGAGGCAAAGAAAGCCTATCAACAACTAATTCAGAGATTTCCCAACGCTGAGGAAACCGGTTTGGGGTTGCGGCGTTTAGCCAGCCTCTCCAAACCTCAAGAAGCCGTCAAATATCTCGATCGCGTTACGAACAAATTTCCCAAAGAAACTCCAGAAGCCCTCCTCGAAAAAGCCAAACTTTTCGATACTCTCAACAATCAAAAAGCAGCCTCTCAAGCGCGACAGAAGTTGCTCTCTCAATACGCCAAATCCAATGCAGCAGCCGAATATCGTTGGCAGATTGCCCAACAGTATGCCGATGCCAGAGAATTGGTGAAAGCTTGGCAATGGGCGCAGCCGATTGCGACTAACAATGCTGAAAGTCCTCTAGCTCCCAAAGCGACTTTTTGGATCGGCAAGTGGGCGCAACAGCTCGGTCGCCAACAGGATGCCAAAGCCGCTTTCGAACATGTTCTGGCGCGCCATCCCCAATCCTATTACGCTTGGCGTGCTGCCGTCCTTTTAGGGTGGAATGTGGGCAATTTTAACAACGTGCGCCAGATGCAACCGACTCTCGTCAAACCGACGCTAAGACCAATGCCAACTGCAGGTTCGGAAACTTTTCGAGAACTCTATCGCCTCGGTTTAAACGACGAAGCTTGGACGCTGTTTCGTGCCGAAGTGCGCGATCCTTGGAAACTCACGGTAGACGAACAGTTTACCAAAGGGCTGCTCAAACTCGCCCAAGGCAAACATTTGCAAGGAATTAACAACGTTGGCACGCTACGCGATCGAAAAGACCCTCAAGATCGAAGCCAATGGCAAGCCTTGCGGCAAAAACCCGAATACTGGTACGCTCTCTTTCCTTTTCCGTTTTACCAATCTATTCTCTCTTGGTCGCAGCAGCGCCAGCTCAATCCCGTCCTAGTTACTTCTCTCATTCGCCAAGAATCCCGCTTTGAAACCGACATCCGCTCTCCTGTCGGAGCAGTTGGCTTGATGCAAGTCATGCCAGAAACCGGAGAATGGATTGCCAAGCAACTACAACTCAAGGAATATTCTCTGACCGATCCTCAAGACAACATCAAATTAGGAACTTGGTATCTCGACCACACCCATCAAGAGTACGACAATAATTCGCTTTTGGCGATCGCCAGTTACAATGCCGGTCCCGGAAATGTCGCTCAATGGCTGGAAAGATATCGCGCTAGCGATCCCGATGTTTTTGTCGAAAAAATTCCTTTTCGGGAGACTAAAGGCTACGTCGAGTCAGTGTTTGGGAATTACTGGAATTACTTGCGCATTTACGATCCTGAGATTGCTAATTTGCTCGCGCAATACACCGACCAACCATTTAATCCTCGATCGAATTAG
- the prfC gene encoding peptide chain release factor 3: MTTDIQTELKQAVERRRNFAIISHPDAGKTTLTEKLLLYGGAIHQAGAVKARRAQRKATSDWMAMEQQRGISITSTVLQFDYNNYQINLLDTPGHQDFSEDTYRTLAAADNAVMLIDAAKGLEPQTRKLFEVCKMRSLPIFTFINKLDRPGREPLESIDEIEQELRLQTYAVNWPIGIGDRFKGIFDRRQQAIHLFERRAHGSQQAEERVISLGDPKIEEYLERDLYYQLKEDLELLSELGGELDLEAVHAGQMTPVFFGSAMTNFGVRLFLEAFLEYALKPGGRNSSLGVLDPIYPEFTGFVFKLQANMDPKHRDRVAFIRVCTGKFEKDMTVNHARTGKTIRLSRPQKLFAQDRESIETAYPGDVIGLNNPGVFAIGDTIYNGKKLEYEGIPCFSPELFAYLKNPNPSKFKQFQKGIQELREEGAVQIMYSMDDFKRDPILAAVGQLQFEVVQFRMQNEYGVETTIEPLPYNLARWVAGGWDAIEKAGRIFNTLTVKDNWGRPVLLFKNEWNLQQVKEDLPELQLNAIAPVGSGLQPESYST, encoded by the coding sequence ATGACGACAGATATTCAAACCGAATTAAAACAAGCAGTAGAACGGAGACGAAATTTTGCCATTATTTCCCACCCAGACGCAGGGAAAACAACCCTGACAGAAAAGCTTCTTCTCTACGGGGGTGCCATTCACCAAGCGGGTGCAGTAAAAGCAAGACGCGCACAACGCAAAGCCACGTCTGACTGGATGGCGATGGAACAGCAGCGGGGAATCTCTATCACTTCAACGGTGTTGCAATTCGATTACAACAATTATCAGATTAACCTGTTAGATACGCCGGGACACCAAGACTTTAGCGAAGATACCTATCGGACTCTGGCGGCGGCAGATAATGCAGTGATGTTAATCGACGCGGCAAAAGGTTTGGAACCGCAGACGCGAAAACTGTTTGAAGTTTGTAAAATGCGATCGCTGCCCATTTTTACTTTTATCAACAAACTCGATCGCCCCGGACGCGAACCGTTAGAATCGATCGATGAAATCGAGCAAGAATTAAGGTTACAAACCTATGCTGTCAATTGGCCCATCGGGATAGGCGATCGCTTTAAAGGCATATTCGATCGCCGCCAACAAGCTATACACCTGTTTGAGCGTCGCGCCCACGGCAGCCAGCAAGCTGAAGAAAGGGTGATAAGCCTCGGCGACCCCAAAATTGAAGAATATCTCGAGCGAGACCTCTATTACCAGCTTAAAGAAGATTTAGAACTTCTTTCCGAACTGGGCGGAGAGTTAGATTTAGAAGCCGTTCATGCCGGACAAATGACCCCAGTTTTCTTTGGCAGTGCCATGACTAATTTTGGGGTTCGGCTATTTCTGGAAGCCTTTCTAGAGTATGCCCTAAAACCGGGCGGGCGCAATTCTTCCCTTGGCGTTCTCGATCCGATTTATCCAGAGTTCACGGGATTCGTCTTCAAACTGCAAGCGAATATGGATCCCAAACATCGGGATAGAGTTGCTTTTATTCGCGTTTGCACCGGAAAGTTTGAAAAAGACATGACGGTAAACCACGCGCGAACGGGTAAAACAATACGCCTCTCTCGTCCTCAAAAACTCTTTGCCCAGGATCGCGAGTCGATTGAAACTGCCTATCCAGGAGACGTAATCGGATTGAATAACCCAGGTGTATTCGCGATCGGCGACACGATATACAATGGCAAAAAGTTGGAATACGAAGGCATCCCCTGCTTCTCTCCCGAACTGTTTGCCTACCTAAAAAATCCCAATCCGTCTAAATTCAAGCAATTTCAAAAAGGCATTCAGGAGTTGCGCGAAGAAGGCGCAGTTCAGATTATGTATTCGATGGATGATTTCAAGCGCGATCCGATTTTAGCTGCAGTAGGACAGTTACAGTTTGAAGTCGTCCAGTTTCGCATGCAAAACGAGTATGGCGTAGAAACTACCATAGAACCCTTACCCTATAACTTAGCCCGTTGGGTGGCAGGCGGTTGGGACGCGATCGAAAAGGCAGGGAGAATATTCAATACGCTTACTGTCAAAGATAATTGGGGTCGTCCCGTGTTGCTGTTTAAGAATGAGTGGAATTTGCAGCAAGTCAAAGAAGACCTCCCAGAATTGCAATTAAATGCGATCGCACCTGTAGGTTCGGGATTGCAACCGGAGAGTTATTCGACATAA
- a CDS encoding IS110 family transposase yields MNQDAYAAYISIDWSDRKHDIYLYDCATGAAEESVIGSQPDAIQAWVEGLRKRYGNTPLAVCLEQKRGSLIYALCQYENLVLYPINPRTVSNYRKAFQSSRAKSDPIDARILVELLRKHQDKIPAWQPESSQMRALRQWVESRRMLVGEKVRLTNRITSALKNYYPQVLDWLEDKDTQVFCEFLERYPSLKAAQAATVAELTQFFRVHHVIRRSAITRRIEQIAASGIPLTEGPGIVEPMQWLVPTSIGQLKPLLLRLTELTLTLKFDRCFTALPDADWFAALPGAGEHLAPRLLAAFGEGRSRFNSAQQMMCYFGIAPVRESSGKKNWVPWRWSCPIFLRQTFVEWANQSRHH; encoded by the coding sequence ATGAATCAGGATGCATATGCTGCTTACATCAGCATTGATTGGTCTGACCGTAAACACGACATCTATCTTTACGACTGTGCCACTGGTGCAGCAGAAGAATCTGTAATTGGCTCACAACCAGATGCTATCCAAGCCTGGGTAGAGGGATTACGAAAGCGCTATGGGAACACTCCACTGGCTGTGTGTCTGGAGCAGAAACGCGGATCCCTCATTTATGCCCTATGTCAGTACGAAAACCTTGTCCTTTATCCGATTAACCCTCGCACAGTTTCCAATTACCGGAAAGCCTTTCAATCCTCTCGTGCTAAGTCAGACCCCATCGATGCTCGGATTTTAGTGGAGTTGCTGCGGAAGCATCAAGACAAGATTCCAGCATGGCAACCAGAGAGTAGCCAGATGCGAGCATTACGGCAGTGGGTCGAGTCTAGACGAATGCTGGTGGGCGAGAAGGTACGATTAACCAACCGCATCACCTCGGCGCTCAAGAACTACTACCCACAAGTGCTTGATTGGTTGGAGGACAAAGACACGCAGGTATTTTGTGAGTTTCTGGAGCGTTATCCCAGTCTCAAGGCAGCTCAAGCGGCAACCGTAGCAGAGTTAACCCAGTTTTTTCGGGTTCATCACGTGATTCGTCGCAGTGCCATTACTCGTCGGATTGAACAAATTGCTGCCTCTGGCATTCCGTTAACGGAAGGCCCAGGCATTGTCGAACCCATGCAATGGCTAGTGCCAACCTCGATCGGTCAGTTGAAGCCTTTACTCCTGCGCTTAACGGAACTGACACTGACACTCAAGTTCGATCGCTGCTTCACGGCACTTCCTGATGCAGACTGGTTTGCAGCCCTTCCCGGTGCTGGAGAGCATCTGGCTCCTCGACTGCTAGCAGCTTTTGGTGAAGGCAGGTCGCGTTTTAACAGTGCTCAACAAATGATGTGCTACTTCGGCATTGCCCCTGTTAGAGAGAGTAGCGGTAAAAAGAATTGGGTGCCTTGGCGATGGAGTTGTCCCATCTTCTTGCGACAGACCTTTGTGGAGTGGGCCAATCAGAGCCGTCATCATTGA
- the cysS gene encoding cysteine--tRNA ligase, translated as MALKIYNTQTRRLEPFIPLEPGKVTMYCCGVTVYDYCHLGHARSYIVWDMVRRYLQWRGYEVTYVQNFTDIDDKILKRAQQEGVSMADISERFIKAYFEDIRPLNVMDADEYPRVTDNISGIQQLIQILLDKNYAYVVDGDAYFNVQAFTEYGKLSGRTQSMMQAGASGRVAVSDSANSSKKHPSDFALWKSAKLGEPAWDSPWGKGRPGWHIECSAMVRALLGETIDIHGGGSDLVFPHHENEIAQSEAANGKPLAKYWLHNGMVTVNGEKMSKSLGNFTTIRELLNRPLDPMVIRLFVLQAHYRKPLDFTEEAIISATNGWQTLQQGLLFGEKYGNKLGWKKNQELDSTVIEQFKAAMDDDFNSPGGLAVLFELAKNLRREGNLFTHEGKTDTGIEELQQQWQTLVHLAGVLGLEAKSEVNLEDTHNFDEAEITRLIQQRNEARKVKDYAKSDRLREQLQQMGITLIDRPNGETSIVH; from the coding sequence ATGGCTCTTAAAATCTACAATACCCAAACCCGTCGTCTCGAACCATTTATTCCTCTTGAACCAGGAAAAGTGACTATGTATTGCTGTGGCGTGACTGTCTATGATTATTGCCATTTAGGTCATGCCCGTTCCTATATTGTTTGGGATATGGTACGTCGCTATCTGCAATGGCGGGGATATGAAGTAACCTACGTGCAGAACTTTACCGATATTGATGATAAGATTCTCAAGCGCGCCCAACAGGAAGGGGTTTCTATGGCGGATATCTCGGAACGTTTTATCAAAGCTTACTTTGAAGATATCCGTCCCTTAAATGTCATGGATGCAGATGAATATCCCCGCGTCACCGATAATATCTCTGGGATTCAACAATTAATTCAGATCTTGCTAGATAAAAACTATGCCTATGTTGTGGATGGAGACGCTTACTTCAATGTCCAAGCTTTTACAGAATATGGCAAACTCTCTGGACGTACTCAGTCAATGATGCAAGCGGGGGCTAGTGGTAGAGTAGCAGTTAGCGATTCTGCAAATAGCAGTAAAAAACATCCTTCAGATTTTGCCCTCTGGAAAAGTGCCAAACTAGGAGAACCTGCTTGGGATTCTCCTTGGGGAAAAGGTCGTCCTGGATGGCATATCGAATGTTCGGCGATGGTTAGGGCATTGTTAGGAGAAACCATCGATATTCATGGCGGTGGAAGCGATTTGGTCTTTCCCCATCATGAAAATGAAATTGCCCAGTCGGAGGCTGCCAATGGTAAACCCCTGGCTAAATACTGGCTGCATAATGGCATGGTAACGGTGAATGGCGAGAAGATGTCCAAGTCTTTGGGTAACTTTACGACCATTCGCGAGTTATTAAATCGTCCCCTCGATCCGATGGTAATTAGATTATTTGTTTTACAGGCACATTACCGCAAACCATTAGATTTTACTGAAGAGGCTATTATCTCAGCAACCAATGGTTGGCAAACTTTACAGCAAGGTTTACTCTTTGGGGAAAAATATGGCAATAAATTAGGTTGGAAGAAAAACCAAGAACTCGATTCTACTGTCATAGAACAATTTAAAGCAGCAATGGACGATGATTTTAACTCTCCTGGGGGATTAGCTGTTTTGTTTGAACTAGCTAAAAATCTACGTCGGGAAGGAAATCTTTTCACCCATGAAGGTAAAACCGATACTGGTATCGAAGAATTACAACAGCAATGGCAAACTTTAGTTCATTTGGCAGGGGTTTTAGGTTTAGAGGCTAAATCTGAAGTCAACTTAGAAGATACTCATAACTTCGACGAAGCAGAAATTACCAGACTGATTCAACAACGAAATGAAGCGAGAAAAGTAAAAGATTATGCCAAAAGCGATCGCCTTAGGGAACAATTACAACAAATGGGAATTACTCTAATTGACCGTCCTAATGGTGAAACCAGTATTGTTCATTGA
- a CDS encoding SaoD/DsrE family protein — protein MKVAYIFSTSGHTASYKLGQMILPQLEENNHGAEVVGMFFFDDNTYLLRKGDSMGERLAKLAKASGMLLMLCDRCALERGLAQGEPGNCTPQNTVEGVQVGCFPDLYQALDSNSPDYIITL, from the coding sequence ATGAAAGTTGCTTATATCTTTAGTACGTCAGGACATACAGCTAGTTACAAACTAGGTCAAATGATTTTGCCTCAACTAGAAGAAAATAACCACGGTGCAGAAGTGGTGGGAATGTTTTTCTTCGACGATAATACTTATCTTTTAAGAAAGGGAGACTCCATGGGAGAGCGTTTGGCTAAACTAGCTAAAGCTTCTGGGATGTTACTGATGTTGTGCGATCGCTGTGCTTTAGAAAGAGGTCTTGCTCAAGGAGAACCAGGAAATTGTACGCCTCAAAATACAGTAGAAGGAGTGCAAGTAGGTTGTTTTCCCGACCTCTACCAAGCTTTAGACAGTAATAGCCCAGATTACATAATCACATTATAA